The Elusimicrobiota bacterium genome contains the following window.
TAAAAAAACTAAAAAACAAAAAAATTTATGTGGAAGGGCCTATTCCCGCGGACAGCGCCTGGCTTAAAATGAAAAGCGGAAAGTTTGATTTTTTGGTTACGATGTACCACGATCAGGCAATGATTCCTTTGAAAATACTTGAACCCGAAAAAATTGTAAATATAACCGTCGGGCTTCCTTTTATTAGGACTTCTCCCGGCCACGGGACTGCTTTTGATATCGCCGGCAAGGGGAAAGCAGACCCCAGTTCTATGATTGAAGCAATTCAAGTTGCAGCCGATCTTTCGAGATCTTAAATGGAATTAAAGTTTCAAAGGTTAACAAAGCATAATTTGGAAAGCGTCTTAGAAATAGAAAAACTCTCATTTAAAAATCCCTGGAACAAAGAGATGTTTGAAAAAGAAATAACGCTTGAGATTTCGAATTTTTTTGTCGCAGAGATAAGTGAAAAGATCGTTGGATACGGGGGATTTTGGAAAATGGGCGAAGAGGCCGATATAGTAAATATCGCGGTTCATCCTGATTTTAGGTCAAAAGGTCTCGGCAAAAAAATACTTGAATTTATTTTAGAATCTGCGAAAAAAGACGGAATAAAAAAAGTGTTTTTGGAAGTGCGTTCTCAAAATACAAGCGCTCAAAGCCTGTACAAATCATTCGGATTTAAACCAGTGGCTGTGAGGCCCAAATATTACTCAAATGATGACGCAGTTATAATGGAAATAAAAATAGGGACAGTTGTACTAGCTCAATAATTCGGTAACTTTTTGTAGTTTATCAAATGGTGTTATATAATTCAAACCGCCATGTTTGCGTAAATGGTTAAACTCGAACAGGAAATTTCCAAGATTAAGGATAATATCTTGTTCTGAAGCAAA
Protein-coding sequences here:
- the rimI gene encoding ribosomal protein S18-alanine N-acetyltransferase, which translates into the protein MELKFQRLTKHNLESVLEIEKLSFKNPWNKEMFEKEITLEISNFFVAEISEKIVGYGGFWKMGEEADIVNIAVHPDFRSKGLGKKILEFILESAKKDGIKKVFLEVRSQNTSAQSLYKSFGFKPVAVRPKYYSNDDAVIMEIKIGTVVLAQ